In Oryza brachyantha chromosome 1, ObraRS2, whole genome shotgun sequence, the following are encoded in one genomic region:
- the LOC102716000 gene encoding uncharacterized protein LOC102716000 encodes MDESSDLQWRQGWIAVGLPPAPVLAVSAIVTFFLYLTWQMDEYEEQLRRRTRAGLWVLLVLGAAALVLLGSHALVDGGGRVAVPVSWRWGRAGGSSEDGGGASPWAVAAVVALLLVLASHKPSFQMFRPPWHYK; translated from the coding sequence ATGGATGAATCGAGTGATCTCCAGTGGCGGCAGGGCTGGATCGCCGTcgggctgccgccggcgccggtgctgGCCGTGTCGGCCATCGTCACGTTCTTCCTCTACCTGACGTGGCAGATGGACGAGTACGAGGAGCAGCTCCGGCGCCGCACGCGGGCCGGGCTGTGGGTGCTGCTGGtgctcggcgcggcggcgctggtccTGCTCGGGAGCCACGCGctggtggacggcggcgggcgggtcGCCGTGCCGGTGTCGTGGCGGTGGGGCCGGGCTGGTGGCAGcagcgaggacggcggcggcgcctcgccgtgggccgtcgcggcggtggtggcgctgctgctggtgctcgCCTCCCACAAGCCGTCGTTCCAGATGTTCCGGCCGCCGTGGCACTACAAATAG
- the LOC102716281 gene encoding probable auxin efflux carrier component 9: MIKGSQVYQVVEAMAPLYTSAALGYASVRWFRVFSSEQCAGINRFVALYAVPALIFEMVSTNDIYKMNGRLVAADTLQKVALLLGLAAWALWERSRCRERGGTKPWVSSPLQWVVTCCSVAALPNAIVIGVALLSGLYGPVAREFVKQIVIMQFCIWYNVVIFLYEYMAAARRASSAPAPGGSARISPSPPVEAVAAENGAGSTNANGASNIAAERPQELAVNIENTELATAAAPAARDGLPDGTATTTSEEVSAPAPSMKQVVWMAVKKVLQIPNTYASLLGIFWALISFKYGIVMPKIIADSLFTIRTTAVGLGMFSSGTFIARQSRLVPCGYKTASFAMILKFLVGPVAMLLASLAVGIHGTFLRIVVVQAALPLSLTSFVYAEEYKVYPDIMSTGVILAMFISLPVAILYSILLEL, translated from the exons ATGATAAAGGGTTCGCAGGTGTACCAGGTGGTGGAGGCGATGGCGCCGCTGTACACTTCGGCGGCGCTCGGGTACGCGTCGGTGCGGTGGTTCAGGGTCTTCTCCAGCGAGCAATGCGCAGGGATCAACCGCTTCGTCGCGCTCTACGCCGTGCCGGCGCTCATCTTCGAAATGGTCTCCACCAACGACATATACAAGATGAacggccgcctcgtcgccgccgacacgCTGCAGAAGGTGGCGCTGCTGCTCGGCCTCGCGGCGTGGGCGCTCTGGGAGCGCTCGCGCTGCCGCGAGCGCGGGGGAACCAAGCCGTGGGTGTCCTCTCCGCTGCAGTGGGTGGTGACGTGCTGCTCCGTGGCGGCGCTGCCCAACGCCATTGTCATCGGCGTCGCGCTCCTCAGCGGCTTGTACGGACCCGTGGCCAGGGAGTTCGTCAAGCAGATCGTCATCATGCAGTTCTGCATCTGGTACAACGTCGTCATCTTCCTCTACGAgtacatggcggcggcgcgtcgagcctcatcggcgccggcgccgggcggcAGCGCCAGGATCagcccttcgccgccggtggAAGCTGTGGCGGCGGAGAACGGCGCCGGTAGCACTAACGCAAACGGCGCCAGCAATATCGCGGCCGAGCGGCCTCAAGAATTGGCGGTGAACATTGAGAACACAGAGctagcgacggcggcggcgcccgcggcACGAGATGGCTTGCCGGatgggacggcgacgaccaccAGTGAGGAGGTctctgcgccggcgccgtcgatgAAACAAGTCGTCTGGATGGCAGTCAAGAAGGTTCTACAGATTCCGAACACCTATGCAAGTTTACTTGGCATATTCTGGGCTCTAATCTCATTCAA GTATGGAATCGTGATGCCAAAGATCATCGCGGACTCCCTGTTCACCATACGCACCACAGCTGTTGGCCTCGGCATGTTTTCTTCAG GGACGTTCATAGCGCGGCAGTCGCGGCTCGTCCCGTGCGGGTACAAGACCGCGTCGTTCGCCATGATCCTCAAGTTTCTGGTAGGCCCCGTGGCGATGCTGCTCGcctcgctcgccgtcggcatcCACGGCACGTTTCTGCGCATCGTCGTTGTGCAG GCGGCTCTCCCGCTGTCCCTGACTTCATTTGTGTACGCTGAAGAGTACAAGGTCTACCCAGACATCATGAGCACGGG GGTTATTCTTGCGATGTTTATATCACTTCCTGTCGCAATTCTGTACTCTATTCTATTAGAGCTGTGA